The following are from one region of the Entelurus aequoreus isolate RoL-2023_Sb linkage group LG17, RoL_Eaeq_v1.1, whole genome shotgun sequence genome:
- the nipsnap1 gene encoding protein NipSnap homolog 1 — protein MECLNKLKANKEYLDFRKERAKMLNSRRNQLLLEFSFWNEPFPRPGPNIYEMRTYQLKPGTMIEWGNHWARAIRHRQENNEAVGGFFSQIGDLYVVHHLWAYEDLQSREETRNAAWLKEGWDANVQYTVPLIRSMESRIMIPTRSSPLQ, from the exons ATGGAATGCCTCAACAAGCTGAAAGCTAACAAG GAGTATTTGGATTTCCGCAAAGAAAGAGCGAAAATGTTGAATTCCAGACGGAATCAGCTGCTCTTGGAGTTCAGCTTCTGGAATGAACCTTTTCCCAGACCAGGACCAAACATTTATGAGATGCGGACGTACCAGCTGAAG CCAGGAACCATGATCGAGTGGGGCAACCACTG GGCGAGGGCCATCCGACACCGGCAGGAGAACAACGAGGCGGTGGGCGGCTTCTTCTCGCAGATCGGCGACTTGTACGTCGTCCATCACTTATGG GCTTATGAAGACCTCCAGTCTCGAGAGGAAACCAGGAACGCGGCCTGGCTCAAGGAGGGCTGGGACGCCAACGTGCAGTACACCG TGCCTCTCATCAGGAGCATGGAGTCCAGAATAATGATTCCCACCCGCAGTTCTCCGTTGCAGTGA